One window of the Lytechinus variegatus isolate NC3 chromosome 3, Lvar_3.0, whole genome shotgun sequence genome contains the following:
- the LOC121410193 gene encoding uncharacterized protein LOC121410193 isoform X1: MLGYPQHQQASLQGKVHIYGDSIFRDLQDNLERLDFNCEVFVLPGGTVSSLRTFIRDKDIFDVEDVEVVLLHIGTNNLSKSVWDWDKKSYTKLYTTVRERYPSSKIIFSAILPRWDCELLYEASLFYNLHLHSLTTSFWNCSFLDFSSPFCLYDDLFAYDGLHLNFFGKRIFSEEVRKGIVKSIQPSTGRKYVPPELKKLWTPRPLRKKKQNESLPSCQKTRENTCTPPPPSHRDESIPISSSRLPMSPPSSRETQSHSTSASQTCLTAMPSSCQSNNSQTSSPKSFHRSSKNRKKRRGRNCRALRMDLSCRNTQPSNQIISHFHLTNTGQIQACCTSSPTCDFLCLQRFHTVSKTFPDLILDMFVPRFISG, encoded by the exons CTAGATTTTAATTGTGAAGTTTTCGTTTTGCCTGGTGGCACGGTGTCATCTTTAAGGACATTCATTAGAGACAAGGACATTTTTGACGTTGAAGACGTGGAAGTCGTTTTGTTACATATAGGAACAAACAATTTGTCAAAGAGTGTGTGGGATTGGGACAAAAAATCCTACACAAAATTATATACGACTGTTCGGGAGAGGTATCCCtcatcaaaaataatttttagtgcAATTCTTCCCCGTTGGGACTGCGAACTATTGTACGAGGCCAGTCTTTTTTACAATCTACATCTCCACTCTCTTACTACTTCTTTCTGGAACTGTtctttcttggatttttcttCGCCCTTTTGTCTTTATGACGATCTTTTTGCATATGATGGACTTCATTTAAACTTTTTTGGAAAGAGGATATTTTCCGAAGAGGTACGAAAAGGAATAGTGAAGTCGATACAACCCAGTACAGGAAGGAAGTATGTACCGCCCGAGTTAAAGAAACTGTGGACACCTCGCCCTCTGAGGAAAAAGAAg CAGAACGAGTCACTGCCATCATGTCAGAAGACAcgggaaaatacatgtacacctcCTCCGCCATCTCACCGGGATGAGTCTATCCCAATATCATCATCCCGGCTACCAATGTCCCCTCCATCATCTCGCGAGACCCAGTCACACTCAACATCAGCTAGCCAGACTTGTCTTACTGCCATGCCATCCTCTTGCCAGTCTAATAACTCTCAAACATCATCTCCCAAGTCCTTTCACCGTTCATCAAAGAATCGAAAGAAACGTAGAGGAAGAAATTGCCGCGCTTTGAGAATGGATTTATCTTGCCGAAATACCCAGCCAAGCAACCAGATTATCTCCCACTTCCACCTAACCAACACAGGCCAAATACAAGCATGCTGTACTTCATCCCCTACGTGCGATTTCCTTTGCCTCCAAAGGTTTCATACAGTTTCGAAGACCTTCCCAGACCTCATTCTGGATATGTTCGTACCAAGATTCATCTCCGGTTAA
- the LOC121410193 gene encoding uncharacterized protein LOC121410193 isoform X2: MLGYPQHQQASLQGKVHIYGDSIFRDLQDNLERLDFNCEVFVLPGGTVSSLRTFIRDKDIFDVEDVEVVLLHIGTNNLSKSVWDWDKKSYTKLYTTVRERYPSSKIIFSAILPRWDCELLYEASLFYNLHLHSLTTSFWNCSFLDFSSPFCLYDDLFAYDGLHLNFFGKRIFSEEVRKGIVKSIQPSTGRKYVPPELKKLWTPRPLRKKKNESLPSCQKTRENTCTPPPPSHRDESIPISSSRLPMSPPSSRETQSHSTSASQTCLTAMPSSCQSNNSQTSSPKSFHRSSKNRKKRRGRNCRALRMDLSCRNTQPSNQIISHFHLTNTGQIQACCTSSPTCDFLCLQRFHTVSKTFPDLILDMFVPRFISG; encoded by the exons CTAGATTTTAATTGTGAAGTTTTCGTTTTGCCTGGTGGCACGGTGTCATCTTTAAGGACATTCATTAGAGACAAGGACATTTTTGACGTTGAAGACGTGGAAGTCGTTTTGTTACATATAGGAACAAACAATTTGTCAAAGAGTGTGTGGGATTGGGACAAAAAATCCTACACAAAATTATATACGACTGTTCGGGAGAGGTATCCCtcatcaaaaataatttttagtgcAATTCTTCCCCGTTGGGACTGCGAACTATTGTACGAGGCCAGTCTTTTTTACAATCTACATCTCCACTCTCTTACTACTTCTTTCTGGAACTGTtctttcttggatttttcttCGCCCTTTTGTCTTTATGACGATCTTTTTGCATATGATGGACTTCATTTAAACTTTTTTGGAAAGAGGATATTTTCCGAAGAGGTACGAAAAGGAATAGTGAAGTCGATACAACCCAGTACAGGAAGGAAGTATGTACCGCCCGAGTTAAAGAAACTGTGGACACCTCGCCCTCTGAGGAAAAAGAAg AACGAGTCACTGCCATCATGTCAGAAGACAcgggaaaatacatgtacacctcCTCCGCCATCTCACCGGGATGAGTCTATCCCAATATCATCATCCCGGCTACCAATGTCCCCTCCATCATCTCGCGAGACCCAGTCACACTCAACATCAGCTAGCCAGACTTGTCTTACTGCCATGCCATCCTCTTGCCAGTCTAATAACTCTCAAACATCATCTCCCAAGTCCTTTCACCGTTCATCAAAGAATCGAAAGAAACGTAGAGGAAGAAATTGCCGCGCTTTGAGAATGGATTTATCTTGCCGAAATACCCAGCCAAGCAACCAGATTATCTCCCACTTCCACCTAACCAACACAGGCCAAATACAAGCATGCTGTACTTCATCCCCTACGTGCGATTTCCTTTGCCTCCAAAGGTTTCATACAGTTTCGAAGACCTTCCCAGACCTCATTCTGGATATGTTCGTACCAAGATTCATCTCCGGTTAA